The Desertifilum tharense IPPAS B-1220 genome includes a region encoding these proteins:
- a CDS encoding carbonic anhydrase, with protein sequence MRKLIAGLRQFRSSYYSTHRDLFEQLAHGQKPRVLFITCSDSRIDPNLMTQTDIGELFIIRNAGNIIPPFGAANGGEGAAVEYAIHALGIEQIVVCGHSHCGAMKGLLQLGQLEEQMPLVYDWLRHAEATRRLVKENYAHYEGEALLEVTVAENVLTQIENLKTYPVIHSKLYQNKLHIYGWIYMIETGEILAYDPETHSYVHPQSQLLDTAQQDLISDAAHGNVPPVACELPAGYLEDDAETSSPVQSEVLNPVQRLSTEQMERIYRGSHAKKR encoded by the coding sequence ATGCGAAAGCTGATCGCGGGTCTGCGTCAATTTAGATCGAGTTATTACTCGACGCACCGAGACCTGTTTGAACAATTGGCTCATGGTCAAAAACCCAGAGTATTATTCATCACCTGTTCGGACTCGCGGATCGATCCCAACTTGATGACTCAAACGGATATCGGAGAATTGTTTATTATCCGCAATGCCGGGAATATTATTCCGCCCTTTGGCGCAGCGAATGGGGGAGAGGGGGCAGCCGTTGAGTATGCGATTCATGCCTTGGGAATTGAACAGATCGTCGTTTGCGGTCATTCCCACTGCGGCGCAATGAAGGGCCTGTTACAACTCGGTCAGTTAGAAGAGCAGATGCCTTTAGTTTACGACTGGCTCAGACATGCTGAAGCCACCCGTCGTTTGGTGAAGGAAAACTATGCCCACTATGAAGGGGAAGCCCTCTTAGAGGTGACTGTCGCGGAAAACGTTTTAACTCAGATTGAAAATCTGAAAACTTATCCGGTAATCCACTCCAAGTTGTATCAAAACAAGCTGCACATTTACGGGTGGATTTACATGATCGAAACGGGAGAGATCCTCGCTTACGATCCAGAAACGCATTCCTACGTTCATCCTCAAAGCCAGCTTTTAGATACCGCCCAACAGGATTTAATTTCCGATGCTGCACATGGGAATGTTCCCCCTGTGGCTTGCGAACTGCCGGCCGGTTATTTAGAGGATGATGCTGAAACCAGCAGTCCCGTACAGAGCGAGGTTTTAAATCCCGTACAGCGGTTATCGACCGAGCAGATGGAGCGGATTTATCGAGGGAGTCACGCCAAAAAACGGTAG